The Thalassotalea psychrophila genome window below encodes:
- a CDS encoding DUF4870 domain-containing protein → MAQYHLDDKTFKVGGKTIAIISYLSIIGWVVALLLHGNNPTSFAAFHLRQTLGLLLTWVILSFIPIVGWVLALPVLVLWAIGLYYAFDHQRKPVPVIGDFFEKSFNTLIE, encoded by the coding sequence ATGGCGCAATATCATCTTGATGATAAAACTTTTAAAGTTGGTGGTAAAACCATTGCTATTATTAGCTATCTCTCAATTATAGGTTGGGTTGTTGCACTGCTACTGCATGGCAATAATCCTACTAGCTTTGCCGCATTTCATTTAAGACAAACTCTTGGTTTACTGCTCACTTGGGTCATTTTAAGTTTTATTCCTATTGTTGGTTGGGTTTTAGCGTTACCCGTATTGGTTCTATGGGCTATTGGACTATATTATGCTTTTGATCATCAGCGTAAGCCGGTGCCGGTAATTGGAGATTTTTTTGAGAAAAGTTTTAACACCTTGATCGAATAG
- a CDS encoding DUF2982 domain-containing protein has translation MLNLAYWHFFKLQLTALMLASFIVVLIGYFKHNEPNISYELTPKTIKYHHRRGQWQINWADVTRIGEVKADIQGENVLLPYIGIKLSSLEALAKSVAPRLANKLIHEQQELIKLAVKNSQLTMAQGTIHFDGFNIKDKLLTGPVGAWLQQSTNLDIAYGYHVYLPEDSLDRDKEQFLSLLKQCHVYSSQYTTT, from the coding sequence ATGTTGAATTTAGCATACTGGCATTTTTTCAAATTACAATTAACAGCCCTTATGCTAGCGAGCTTTATTGTTGTTTTAATAGGATATTTTAAACATAACGAACCGAATATAAGTTATGAGTTAACCCCTAAAACAATAAAATATCATCACCGTAGAGGACAATGGCAAATAAACTGGGCAGATGTAACACGAATTGGCGAAGTAAAGGCAGATATTCAAGGTGAAAATGTTCTCCTACCTTATATCGGTATTAAGCTTTCTTCATTAGAGGCATTAGCAAAGTCTGTTGCTCCTAGGCTAGCGAATAAACTTATTCATGAACAACAGGAATTGATTAAATTAGCTGTAAAAAATTCACAGTTAACAATGGCACAAGGGACAATTCACTTCGATGGGTTCAACATAAAAGATAAGTTATTAACCGGACCTGTAGGTGCTTGGTTACAGCAAAGCACAAATCTCGATATTGCCTATGGCTACCACGTATATCTCCCCGAAGACAGTTTGGATCGAGATAAAGAGCAGTTTTTAAGCCTGCTCAAGCAATGTCATGTCTATTCATCTCAATACACAACAACTTAA
- a CDS encoding sigma 54-interacting transcriptional regulator — MINTNNKTALLISNSKSAAKIVDMLEQQDLTVAVNSKIIKQIVCAREFVGFDFIIIDSNGIESSTDKERLTVLMNCPVLFFNEKQAISLTDNYHQAKFSFSEFSCPINKIELQQLLHLSLYKFNIREQEYKQSHLLKNTISCIGDILIYLDQQGDVFDISNTAELLFGKALEDVKGKPWYNLVQTRQDLTAKQSQQFIATAIKIQTVTKLQPLAIQTSHGSSQLVDGVVGPITYANGKTGVVLILRQLSSLDSIPKELNFTGKSKSNLPSTTPLVSGILLLSPDNFNELNLQQGRDYGDRVLYCIGELLREFVRPTDMSSHYGGTMFMVMFSQSSAAQIKNIVNQLEKRLMQHTFLEEQSSLKFSLGIALNSQLLNYSPVELFYQANYSLSQARDLGGSQIREWQQQSALLQIGNLDRLSGNVSKSANHDYQKMLMQWSILNFLNEIEQLPIFIKELLTQLINGFGLKAAGFYSLENNTVKLHQAINQSGKELTKIDICLSENQISHIKSIQNEHGKVFTSVLAEQGIQKIIPIYIPNKPGYFLWLSSEQDQDVTSKDHHVLYNIADFVALKVERLCAGTNDTKVIESNNSLNFWYKSSAMTNLMKEVEMVAPTNATVLITGESGTGKEMLAQSIHQLSDRKNKPFIIFDCGAVVESLVESELFGHQKGSFTGANRDVTGRIQEADGGTLFLDEIGELPLEVQVKLLRFVQEKQYSKVGSGNVKKVDVRLIAATNVNLKEQISKGKFREDLYFRLNVFKIENVPLRQRTDDIVLIAKSYLDIFSNEYNKSIIDFSEPAKQALLEYLWPGNIRELKNLVHRSVIVCSDNIVTCHHLGLFPANPNSNSDTCELPEQAVNTNEAIAVNSDFTKQDNDLEAKQSGNSICIAKDLINHCLPSHASENTFKIGPWIEYQLYRVSLEQHQQIALQAANSLNLAESTFRRRWKKLQADVELNNYVSSFEQKALVAHIQQLKMVESKVAFSQSLLAQACKELRLSVKLTSSLLDVSPPTLRRLVAS; from the coding sequence ATGATTAATACAAATAATAAAACAGCATTGCTAATAAGCAATAGCAAAAGTGCAGCCAAAATCGTTGATATGTTAGAGCAACAAGACTTAACCGTTGCAGTAAATTCAAAAATCATTAAACAAATCGTTTGTGCAAGAGAGTTTGTCGGATTCGATTTTATTATTATCGATAGTAACGGCATTGAATCATCGACAGACAAAGAACGTTTAACTGTTTTGATGAATTGTCCGGTGCTCTTTTTTAATGAAAAACAAGCGATTTCTTTAACTGATAACTACCATCAAGCAAAGTTTTCTTTCAGTGAATTTTCTTGCCCTATAAATAAAATAGAACTTCAGCAATTACTCCACCTTTCGTTGTATAAATTTAATATCCGCGAACAAGAATATAAACAAAGCCATTTATTAAAAAATACCATATCTTGTATTGGTGATATTCTTATTTATCTTGATCAACAAGGCGACGTGTTTGATATTAGTAACACTGCGGAACTGTTATTTGGGAAAGCCCTTGAAGATGTCAAAGGGAAACCTTGGTATAACTTAGTTCAAACGAGACAAGATTTAACCGCTAAACAATCACAGCAATTTATTGCTACGGCAATAAAAATACAAACCGTGACCAAACTTCAACCGTTAGCAATACAAACTTCTCACGGTTCAAGTCAGTTGGTCGACGGAGTTGTAGGTCCCATTACGTACGCCAATGGTAAAACAGGGGTAGTGTTAATTCTAAGACAGCTCAGTAGCTTAGACAGCATACCTAAAGAGCTAAACTTTACCGGTAAGAGTAAAAGTAATTTACCTTCAACAACACCATTAGTCTCAGGGATTTTATTACTAAGCCCAGACAATTTTAACGAACTAAATTTGCAGCAAGGTCGTGATTATGGCGACAGGGTGCTGTATTGTATTGGTGAACTATTAAGAGAGTTTGTACGCCCTACGGATATGTCATCCCATTATGGCGGGACAATGTTTATGGTGATGTTTTCGCAAAGTAGTGCTGCGCAAATTAAAAATATTGTCAATCAGCTAGAAAAAAGGCTGATGCAGCACACATTTCTAGAAGAACAATCGTCGTTAAAATTTAGCCTTGGTATTGCGCTTAACTCTCAGCTTCTAAACTACTCACCGGTTGAATTATTTTATCAGGCCAATTATTCACTTTCTCAGGCAAGAGATCTAGGTGGCTCTCAAATTAGAGAGTGGCAGCAACAAAGTGCCTTGTTGCAAATTGGTAATTTAGACAGATTAAGTGGGAATGTATCTAAATCTGCTAATCATGATTACCAGAAAATGCTGATGCAATGGAGTATTCTTAATTTTCTCAATGAAATTGAACAATTACCAATCTTTATCAAGGAGTTATTGACTCAATTAATTAATGGTTTTGGTTTGAAAGCTGCAGGTTTCTATAGTTTAGAAAACAATACAGTTAAATTACACCAAGCAATAAATCAGTCAGGCAAAGAATTAACTAAAATTGATATTTGTTTATCTGAAAATCAAATATCTCATATTAAATCGATACAAAATGAGCATGGAAAAGTTTTTACCTCTGTATTAGCTGAACAGGGCATACAAAAAATAATTCCAATCTATATTCCTAATAAACCAGGATATTTCCTCTGGCTATCTAGTGAGCAAGATCAGGATGTTACGTCTAAAGATCATCATGTTTTGTATAATATTGCCGATTTTGTAGCGTTAAAAGTAGAGCGTCTTTGTGCCGGCACAAATGATACGAAAGTGATTGAATCGAACAATTCATTGAATTTTTGGTACAAATCAAGCGCAATGACCAATTTAATGAAAGAAGTTGAAATGGTAGCTCCTACCAATGCCACTGTATTAATTACCGGAGAGTCAGGAACCGGTAAAGAAATGTTAGCGCAAAGTATACATCAACTAAGTGATCGGAAAAATAAACCTTTTATCATTTTTGATTGTGGTGCTGTAGTTGAAAGTTTGGTTGAGAGTGAATTGTTTGGTCATCAAAAGGGCTCATTTACAGGAGCAAATAGAGACGTAACAGGGCGGATTCAGGAAGCCGATGGCGGTACTCTATTTTTAGATGAAATAGGCGAATTACCACTTGAGGTACAAGTAAAACTATTGCGTTTTGTACAAGAAAAACAATACTCTAAAGTGGGAAGTGGTAATGTTAAAAAAGTTGACGTGCGCCTAATTGCTGCAACTAACGTAAATTTAAAAGAACAAATTAGCAAAGGTAAATTTCGTGAAGATCTATATTTCCGCTTAAACGTATTCAAGATTGAAAATGTACCTCTAAGACAAAGAACTGATGATATTGTTCTTATTGCTAAGTCGTATTTAGATATTTTTTCTAACGAATACAATAAAAGCATTATTGACTTCAGTGAACCGGCAAAACAAGCTCTATTGGAATACCTCTGGCCAGGTAATATTAGAGAGCTTAAAAACTTAGTACATCGCTCTGTAATTGTTTGTAGTGATAACATTGTTACTTGTCATCACCTTGGTTTATTTCCTGCAAATCCAAATTCCAACAGTGATACATGCGAATTGCCTGAGCAAGCTGTTAATACAAATGAAGCTATTGCTGTAAATAGTGATTTTACTAAACAAGACAATGATTTAGAGGCTAAACAGTCAGGAAATTCAATCTGTATTGCGAAAGATTTAATAAACCATTGTTTACCAAGCCATGCTAGTGAAAATACTTTTAAAATTGGACCTTGGATTGAGTACCAACTTTACCGAGTTAGTCTCGAACAACATCAACAAATTGCGCTGCAAGCAGCTAATAGCTTAAATCTTGCTGAAAGCACATTTCGTCGCCGTTGGAAAAAACTGCAAGCAGATGTTGAATTGAATAATTATGTCAGTTCATTTGAACAAAAAGCGTTAGTTGCGCATATTCAACAATTGAAAATGGTTGAATCGAAGGTAGCTTTTTCACAATCTCTACTTGCACAAGCCTGTAAAGAGTTACGACTCAGTGTAAAATTAACGAGTAGTCTATTAGATGTTTCGCCACCAACATTAAGACGATTAGTAGCAAGTTAA
- a CDS encoding two-component system response regulator, whose translation MNNAELNLYNKAKVLICDDDPTYLILMRDTLEAQGFEVIEAADGDTALIKFFTMQPDAILLDVEMPGLSGYEVCQQIRAHKSGKDVPILMVTGADDYKSILKSYEIGATDFLPKPIRWPMIAHRVRYMLRSRDALRELKNSQEKLKYLAYYDSLTGLANRENFNHHLEKFLLLAERSNHHVGVLFIDLDRFKRINDTLGHGFGDRVLQKVAKVLENNLRDSDLLARGADEGLTSEVARLGGDEFTIFLSQVDHIDDIAQVAQRIIQSLSQPIKIDQFEVTVTPSIGISVYPDDGLNVTNLMKNADIAMYHAKEQGRCCFKFYSDSLNCRAIERLELEQELRKALENDEFELYYQPQIDVEKDQIVSVEALIRWHNPKHGLVSPAEFIPIAEETGLIIEIGEWVLKTACQQAKIWLDEGDNECRVSVNLSSVQFKRGSLVGYIKTVLEDTQLPANLLELELTESAIMTDVEENIVRLQQIKALGVGIAIDDFGTGYSSLSYLKKFPISTLKIDRSFITDIDTCSDAAAIVKAIIVLAETLNLAVIAEGVETKGQLKTLQSFNCSMIQGYLFSPPINAGDFESLLINDLHLVAN comes from the coding sequence ATGAATAATGCCGAGTTGAACCTATACAATAAAGCCAAAGTGCTTATATGTGATGATGACCCAACATATTTAATCTTAATGCGAGATACATTAGAAGCTCAAGGATTTGAAGTAATTGAAGCCGCTGATGGTGATACCGCATTAATTAAGTTTTTTACAATGCAACCCGATGCAATCTTACTTGATGTGGAAATGCCAGGGCTCAGTGGTTATGAAGTGTGTCAACAGATTAGGGCACACAAGTCAGGTAAAGATGTACCAATTTTAATGGTAACGGGTGCAGATGATTATAAATCTATTTTGAAATCCTATGAAATAGGTGCGACCGATTTCTTACCAAAACCGATACGCTGGCCAATGATAGCTCACCGAGTGCGTTACATGCTACGCAGTAGAGACGCGCTTAGAGAGTTAAAAAACTCTCAAGAAAAACTTAAATATTTAGCTTATTACGACAGTTTAACTGGGTTAGCTAATCGAGAAAATTTTAACCATCATTTAGAGAAGTTTTTATTATTGGCGGAACGCAGTAATCATCATGTTGGTGTGCTGTTTATTGATTTAGATCGGTTTAAACGAATTAACGACACCCTTGGTCATGGTTTTGGTGATCGAGTATTACAAAAGGTTGCTAAAGTTTTAGAGAATAACCTAAGAGATTCTGATTTATTAGCAAGAGGGGCGGATGAGGGTTTAACTTCAGAGGTTGCTCGTCTTGGTGGTGATGAATTTACTATATTTTTAAGTCAGGTTGATCATATTGATGATATTGCACAAGTTGCGCAAAGGATCATTCAGTCACTGTCACAGCCGATAAAAATAGACCAATTTGAAGTTACAGTTACGCCTAGTATTGGAATATCGGTTTATCCAGATGATGGTTTGAATGTAACTAACTTAATGAAAAATGCTGATATAGCTATGTATCATGCCAAAGAACAAGGACGTTGCTGCTTCAAATTTTATTCTGACTCTTTAAATTGTAGAGCTATTGAACGGTTAGAGCTTGAACAAGAATTACGTAAAGCTTTAGAGAATGATGAATTTGAATTATATTACCAACCGCAAATTGATGTAGAAAAAGACCAAATTGTCAGTGTGGAAGCATTAATTAGATGGCACAACCCTAAGCATGGTTTAGTTTCTCCTGCTGAGTTCATTCCTATTGCTGAAGAGACTGGCTTGATCATAGAGATAGGTGAATGGGTACTTAAAACAGCATGTCAACAAGCTAAAATATGGTTAGATGAAGGTGATAATGAATGCCGTGTATCGGTTAATTTGTCTTCTGTTCAATTCAAGCGAGGCTCATTAGTTGGCTACATTAAGACTGTACTTGAAGATACCCAATTACCAGCAAACTTGCTTGAATTAGAGCTTACAGAAAGCGCTATAATGACCGACGTCGAAGAGAATATTGTTCGATTACAACAAATTAAGGCGTTAGGTGTTGGCATTGCAATTGATGATTTTGGTACTGGCTATTCATCACTAAGTTACTTGAAAAAATTTCCAATAAGTACTCTTAAAATAGATCGTTCTTTTATTACGGATATTGATACGTGCTCTGATGCCGCAGCTATTGTAAAAGCGATTATAGTATTAGCAGAAACATTAAACTTAGCTGTTATCGCAGAGGGCGTGGAAACGAAAGGGCAGTTAAAAACTTTACAGAGTTTCAATTGTTCAATGATCCAAGGGTATTTATTTAGCCCTCCTATAAATGCAGGTGATTTTGAATCGTTACTTATTAATGATCTTCACTTAGTTGCTAACTAA
- a CDS encoding hybrid sensor histidine kinase/response regulator, translating into MTINKNQHNLLLIVFLIHFAIFILFSTKVNASNIINQNQIQFTNLNDVEILSHPAVNSITQDEMGFIWLGNQNGLNRFDGISSTIYTHIPGVPTSLASNWVNKVFVDSEGRLWVLGNGGISLYLPEIEGFKNYNSNKLNKDVLGQNYETVVEDENGMLWFGSADKGITVFDFKTSSFKSHPQLQTNSISDLSFDKGQNLWVATEKSGIRVKLAGKPNFLTFDTKTDINIPSDKIKKVFEDHQNNIWIATKDMGVFQFDLYEGVTKSYPFKESNPNSICSNDVRDIYQDSKGKLWFATGNGLCLYDERNDSFIRHNHENTRENSLINDLVISVFQDAGGVMWVGTIAGVSRWNAVLTPFNHVSKNFGKGKELSSNFIVALSEDSKGNIFVGTLGGGLNIIESATGKIKQFHADKTDPVALQDDRVMNLLIDKSDNLWLGTFGSGLHYKPNNSEEFKTFQHDPEDQNSLSSNAISKIVELDNGSLVIATFGGGVNILHKNGNISRILHDENDDNSISSNKVIDVIVENKQSLWIATRGAGINHYNLATGNNTRYQVNDQQENSIRTNYIVGLLNTEEYIWIATEDFGIARLDKREYYQGNINFDHIGIKEGMPSNVAYGLVEDNNGYIWVSHTRGLTRLSPADLSINNFDKTHGLQADDFNAGAHFKSKSGRIYFGGPNGFNSFMPDNVPINTNQPPLRFTKFSKNNKTVPIHHMFRNDGVLELEYSDSFLDFKFAALDYTKPENNKYKYMMEGLNSEWIETTSNNIPFTSLQHGNYLLRVKGSNNDGIWSEDELTIAIHVNPPIWLSWPAYFGYFLGLFIVIVLMYKRQQYKRQQLLDSKEQLQAEVHLRTQELQNANSALEHAIVETNLAKELAEKAANAKANFLATMSHEIRTPMNSIIGMSDLLLKTGLNRTQNHYAESVQKAGSMLLELINDILDFSKMEAEKVQLDLQTFDYHKLIEETCFLFANKAHEKGVELAIYIEPSCAPIIKADSLRIRQVIANLLGNAIKFTETGFIELNTHSDQKSLYISVKDTGVGISKINQSKIFQSFQQEDNSTTRKFGGTGLGLAITKKLVQLMSGSIYVDSIPGKGSTFTVKIPLIECNQSVEHHEEQLNTEIMVLTENDIVNKMTLNLLQRLKLNHQTLSIEKLQQTVIAKNKHIIYLVDEQLLSQTEIYKHLETVVDNVVVLNRTTSNPSLLAQARYLDKPLRKGSTLDVLKDCIDGKPVDEQIHNNHIVDEVDEFKAHILLVEDAITNQEVAKAMLHLYGCEIDIADNGAIAVEKIKTMQYDLIFMDCQMPVMDGFKATRLIREWQNRQDLPTTPIVALTAGVGLGYEKECINAGMNEHICKPFTTEILLNVLKKYLNNLIVPNEVIVDNDDTRKSDISENSESLLDFSAIEAIRDIEKITNRDIYPRVLQSFKKEIVVKIDDLMTYLDQADNENIRITAHAMKSLCANVGAKELTNICIFIEHESARGNISECQFSANNINETYQNTIVLLEELVKEVV; encoded by the coding sequence ATGACCATTAATAAGAATCAGCATAATTTATTGCTGATAGTTTTTCTTATACATTTCGCTATTTTTATACTCTTCAGTACTAAGGTAAACGCATCAAATATTATTAATCAAAATCAAATTCAGTTTACCAATTTAAATGATGTAGAAATCTTATCTCACCCTGCTGTTAATAGCATTACTCAAGATGAAATGGGCTTTATATGGCTTGGTAATCAAAACGGCTTAAATCGTTTTGATGGAATTTCTTCGACAATTTATACCCACATACCGGGAGTACCAACCAGCCTTGCAAGTAATTGGGTAAATAAAGTTTTTGTCGATTCAGAAGGGCGGTTATGGGTGCTTGGTAATGGTGGTATCAGCCTATATTTACCGGAAATTGAAGGTTTTAAAAACTACAACAGCAATAAACTTAATAAGGACGTTTTAGGACAAAATTATGAAACCGTTGTAGAAGATGAAAATGGAATGCTCTGGTTTGGCAGCGCTGATAAAGGCATCACTGTTTTTGATTTTAAAACCTCGTCATTTAAGTCTCATCCACAGCTACAAACAAACTCTATTTCAGACCTTAGTTTTGATAAAGGCCAAAACCTATGGGTAGCAACAGAAAAAAGTGGAATAAGAGTAAAATTAGCTGGAAAACCAAACTTTTTAACATTCGACACAAAAACCGATATTAATATCCCAAGTGATAAAATTAAAAAAGTATTTGAAGATCACCAAAATAATATTTGGATTGCTACCAAAGATATGGGGGTCTTTCAGTTTGATTTATATGAAGGTGTGACTAAATCATATCCTTTTAAAGAAAGTAACCCTAACAGTATCTGTTCTAATGATGTCCGTGATATCTATCAAGACAGCAAGGGAAAGCTTTGGTTCGCTACTGGTAATGGACTTTGTCTATATGACGAGAGAAATGATTCATTCATACGGCACAATCACGAGAACACTAGAGAAAATAGTTTAATTAATGATCTGGTGATTTCGGTATTTCAAGATGCCGGCGGGGTTATGTGGGTAGGCACTATTGCCGGCGTGAGTCGTTGGAACGCGGTATTAACTCCCTTTAATCATGTGAGTAAAAACTTTGGTAAGGGCAAAGAGCTTTCATCCAATTTTATCGTAGCACTCTCAGAAGATTCAAAAGGCAATATATTTGTAGGAACATTGGGTGGTGGCCTTAATATTATTGAATCGGCAACGGGAAAAATAAAACAATTCCATGCTGATAAAACTGATCCTGTTGCTTTACAGGATGATCGAGTAATGAATTTATTGATCGATAAATCAGACAATCTATGGCTTGGAACATTTGGTTCCGGTTTACACTATAAACCCAATAATAGTGAAGAGTTTAAAACTTTCCAACATGATCCTGAAGATCAAAATTCACTTAGTAGTAATGCTATCAGTAAAATAGTAGAACTAGATAACGGCTCTTTAGTAATTGCAACATTTGGTGGTGGGGTAAACATCCTTCATAAAAATGGCAATATCTCACGTATTTTGCATGACGAAAATGATGACAATTCAATATCGAGTAATAAAGTTATTGACGTAATTGTTGAAAATAAACAAAGCCTTTGGATAGCCACACGAGGTGCTGGTATTAATCATTATAATTTGGCAACAGGAAACAACACACGTTATCAAGTTAATGATCAACAAGAAAACAGTATCAGAACAAATTATATTGTAGGTTTGTTAAACACCGAAGAATACATTTGGATTGCTACTGAAGATTTTGGTATTGCCCGATTAGATAAGAGAGAATATTACCAAGGGAATATTAATTTTGATCATATCGGTATTAAAGAAGGTATGCCAAGCAATGTAGCTTATGGCTTAGTTGAAGATAACAACGGTTATATTTGGGTAAGTCATACAAGAGGGTTAACTCGCTTATCGCCAGCTGATTTATCAATTAATAACTTTGATAAAACTCATGGCTTACAGGCCGATGACTTTAATGCCGGCGCCCATTTTAAATCAAAATCAGGGCGAATTTATTTTGGTGGACCTAATGGCTTTAACTCGTTTATGCCAGATAATGTACCTATAAATACTAATCAACCACCTCTAAGGTTTACTAAATTCTCCAAAAATAACAAAACAGTTCCTATTCACCATATGTTTCGAAATGATGGAGTACTTGAACTTGAGTATTCAGACTCTTTTTTAGATTTTAAATTTGCTGCATTAGATTACACCAAGCCAGAAAATAATAAATATAAATATATGATGGAAGGTTTGAATTCAGAGTGGATAGAAACTACAAGTAACAACATACCTTTCACCAGTTTACAGCATGGAAATTATCTATTAAGGGTAAAAGGCTCAAATAATGACGGCATTTGGAGCGAAGATGAATTAACTATAGCAATCCATGTTAATCCGCCTATTTGGCTAAGCTGGCCTGCTTATTTCGGCTACTTCTTAGGATTGTTTATTGTTATTGTGCTTATGTATAAACGTCAGCAATACAAACGTCAGCAATTGCTTGATTCTAAAGAGCAATTGCAAGCTGAAGTTCATTTACGTACTCAAGAATTACAAAATGCTAACAGTGCACTTGAACACGCCATAGTTGAAACTAATTTAGCGAAAGAACTTGCTGAGAAAGCTGCAAATGCTAAAGCAAATTTCTTAGCTACTATGAGCCATGAAATTCGAACGCCAATGAATAGTATTATAGGCATGAGCGATCTGTTGCTTAAAACGGGTTTGAATAGAACACAAAATCATTATGCCGAGTCAGTGCAAAAAGCCGGATCAATGTTATTAGAGTTAATTAACGACATTCTAGACTTTTCTAAAATGGAAGCCGAAAAAGTTCAATTAGACCTGCAAACCTTTGACTACCACAAGCTTATTGAAGAAACTTGTTTTCTGTTTGCAAATAAAGCCCATGAAAAAGGAGTTGAACTTGCTATTTATATTGAGCCTAGTTGCGCCCCAATAATTAAGGCTGATTCGCTACGAATTAGACAAGTAATTGCCAACTTGTTAGGTAATGCTATTAAGTTTACTGAAACAGGTTTTATTGAATTGAATACCCATTCAGATCAGAAATCTTTATATATTTCAGTTAAAGATACCGGTGTTGGTATTAGTAAAATTAACCAAAGTAAAATATTTCAATCTTTTCAACAAGAAGATAACTCAACAACACGTAAATTTGGTGGTACCGGATTAGGTTTAGCGATTACTAAAAAGCTGGTGCAATTAATGTCAGGTTCTATTTATGTTGATTCAATACCTGGAAAAGGCTCTACTTTTACTGTAAAGATACCTTTAATTGAATGTAATCAAAGCGTTGAGCATCATGAGGAACAATTAAATACCGAAATTATGGTGTTAACAGAGAATGACATTGTAAATAAAATGACTTTGAACCTTTTGCAAAGGCTTAAATTAAATCATCAAACTCTGAGTATTGAAAAACTTCAACAAACCGTTATAGCAAAAAACAAGCATATAATTTATTTAGTAGATGAACAGTTACTGTCGCAAACTGAAATATATAAACACCTAGAAACTGTCGTGGACAACGTTGTGGTGCTAAATAGGACAACATCAAACCCTAGTTTATTAGCGCAAGCAAGATATCTTGATAAGCCATTGCGAAAAGGTTCAACATTAGACGTTTTAAAAGATTGTATCGATGGAAAACCTGTTGATGAACAAATCCATAATAATCATATTGTTGATGAAGTTGATGAGTTTAAAGCTCATATTTTGTTAGTTGAAGATGCCATCACCAATCAAGAAGTGGCAAAAGCCATGTTGCATTTATACGGTTGTGAAATTGACATAGCAGACAATGGTGCTATTGCTGTAGAAAAGATCAAAACTATGCAATATGATCTTATTTTTATGGATTGCCAAATGCCAGTCATGGATGGATTTAAAGCAACGAGGTTAATCCGTGAATGGCAAAACCGACAAGACCTTCCAACAACACCAATTGTTGCCTTAACCGCGGGTGTTGGATTAGGTTATGAAAAAGAATGTATTAATGCAGGAATGAATGAGCATATATGTAAACCTTTCACCACTGAGATATTGTTAAATGTATTAAAAAAATACCTTAATAACCTTATTGTGCCAAATGAAGTGATTGTTGATAATGATGACACAAGAAAATCAGACATTAGTGAAAACTCAGAATCATTATTAGATTTTTCTGCTATTGAAGCTATACGCGATATTGAAAAAATTACTAATCGAGACATTTATCCACGAGTTTTACAATCGTTTAAGAAAGAAATAGTGGTAAAAATTGACGATCTAATGACTTATTTGGACCAAGCTGATAACGAGAATATCCGTATAACAGCACATGCAATGAAATCTCTATGTGCAAATGTTGGTGCGAAAGAGTTAACCAATATTTGTATTTTTATTGAACACGAATCGGCAAGAGGCAATATTTCAGAGTGCCAATTTAGCGCCAATAATATAAATGAAACTTATCAAAATACTATAGTTTTACTCGAAGAGTTAGTGAAGGAAGTTGTATGA